Proteins encoded within one genomic window of Candidatus Syntrophocurvum alkaliphilum:
- a CDS encoding DUF262 domain-containing protein → MKSNLSAEETPLHKIFSDDYLFTIPPVQRPYSWTTDESGELLDDLLEFIEHHGVSEKNISSIHEPYFLGSIVLVKQDDPSSEILDGQQRLTTLTILIAVLRDILGEEYASELDSMIVQKGSKIRNIEDTFRLRLRNRDSEFFKKHIQIKGSTLKINKSTTFNTDSQKAIIENAIYFNERLNELNETTIKTLPSVIATLCYIVVVSTPNFDSAFRIFTVLNDRGLDLMTSDIFKAKVIGDIVESEQDSYTNKWEDVEVSLGRERFNKLFDHIRMILQKRKGSANYKAEYDEIFSQINGKAFIDEVLIPYGEIYLKLVDYNSYYSNNPRLLKILSLLNKVDNNDWIPPAMFYMLNNNNNLEEFLYRLEVFAGTSMILRKNFNWRMSKYSQILREMDKGVNVFKSDSALEVKKEDKIEVLNKLNGEVYTDLKDTARRYLLLRLDSLLTDGQPYYDHSVITVEHVLPQKPKENSEWLDNFDDPSQFVHKLGNLVLLTRAKNSQAKNYDFQKKKTSYFQSKNGISSFALTTQVIQEDSWTPEVLQTRQKKLINLLKKAWKLNV, encoded by the coding sequence TTGAAATCCAATTTATCCGCAGAAGAAACACCTTTGCATAAAATTTTTTCTGATGATTATTTGTTCACGATTCCTCCTGTTCAAAGACCTTATTCTTGGACTACTGATGAATCAGGAGAATTATTAGATGACTTACTTGAATTTATAGAACATCATGGAGTATCAGAAAAGAATATTAGTAGTATCCATGAACCTTATTTTCTAGGTAGTATTGTTTTAGTAAAACAAGATGATCCTTCATCAGAAATTTTAGATGGACAACAAAGACTTACTACTTTGACTATCCTAATTGCTGTTTTAAGAGACATTTTAGGAGAAGAATATGCTTCAGAACTTGACAGTATGATTGTACAAAAAGGTAGTAAAATCAGAAATATAGAGGATACATTTCGCCTAAGGCTACGAAATCGCGATAGTGAATTTTTTAAAAAACATATTCAAATAAAAGGATCAACTTTAAAAATTAACAAAAGTACTACTTTTAATACTGATAGCCAAAAAGCTATTATAGAAAATGCTATTTATTTTAATGAAAGACTTAATGAGCTTAATGAAACAACTATAAAAACATTGCCTAGTGTAATTGCTACCCTTTGTTATATTGTAGTAGTCTCTACTCCTAATTTTGATTCAGCATTTAGAATTTTTACTGTATTAAATGACAGAGGATTAGATTTAATGACAAGTGATATTTTTAAAGCTAAAGTTATCGGAGATATAGTAGAAAGTGAACAAGATTCATATACAAACAAATGGGAAGATGTTGAAGTATCATTAGGAAGAGAGCGTTTTAATAAACTTTTTGACCATATAAGAATGATTCTACAAAAACGTAAAGGTAGTGCAAATTACAAAGCAGAATATGATGAAATTTTTTCCCAAATAAATGGTAAAGCATTTATTGATGAAGTCTTAATTCCTTATGGTGAAATATATTTAAAATTAGTAGATTATAATTCATATTATAGTAATAATCCTCGGCTATTAAAAATACTAAGTTTATTAAATAAAGTTGATAACAACGATTGGATTCCACCTGCTATGTTCTACATGTTAAATAATAATAATAATTTAGAAGAATTTTTATATAGGTTAGAAGTTTTTGCAGGTACAAGTATGATTTTAAGAAAAAACTTTAATTGGAGAATGTCAAAGTATTCGCAAATTCTAAGAGAAATGGATAAAGGAGTAAATGTATTTAAAAGTGATTCAGCTTTAGAAGTTAAGAAAGAAGATAAAATAGAAGTACTAAATAAACTAAATGGTGAAGTATATACAGATTTAAAAGATACAGCTAGAAGGTATCTACTATTGCGTTTAGACTCTCTTTTAACTGATGGACAGCCTTACTATGACCATTCTGTTATTACTGTTGAGCATGTATTACCACAAAAACCAAAAGAGAATAGTGAATGGTTAGACAATTTTGATGATCCATCCCAATTTGTTCACAAATTAGGAAATTTAGTATTGCTTACACGAGCTAAAAACTCACAAGCTAAAAACTATGATTTTCAAAAGAAAAAAACATCGTATTTCCAATCAAAAAATGGTATAAGTTCATTTGCTTTAACAACTCAAGTTATTCAAGAAGATTCATGGACACCGGAAGTCTTACAAACAAGGCAAAAGAAATTAATTAATTTATTAAAAAAAGCTTGGAAGTTAAATGTCTAA
- the lexA gene encoding transcriptional repressor LexA, whose protein sequence is MQLNMEQKRLIQAKPNGHVLIKGVAGSGKTTVAVHRIPFLLTNYCFGEDDNVLMVTYNKTLVNYIQHLYEKVEEENQMPFQDIFGKNKKKVDIHTIDSILYKYFSQYKKHNKQIGEVISDSRTKYAILSACVAELKKEYSNINILDHRNISFLMDEIDWIKSCNYMEIEEYQNADRLGRMNHQSKEGPQKLMKNSNTRKAIFDLMILYNERLKEKRYIDFKDMALIALEQAKKMVGKRYTHIIIDESQDLTRVQLEVLKLMYQKEEYSSIYFITDTAQSIYPHSWLVKGRSFTTIGFDMTGKSNTLAKNYRTTTQIAQAAYSLIEKDQNIIDDENFVKPSLIDRQGYFPVYRWFRQPQNELNSVAKEIQGNLIKRYDYKDIVVIAKNRNQLHEAKEYFDKLGIPCNIITKKDSDFQSNMVKLLTMHSIKGLEFKVVFIIGLNEGLVPFISYQDIDDESVQMSNDRKLLYVGMTRANELLYLSSSGTPSPFIKEINHNYLRINSYSKFRKYYDIRIDNYAFREKIFNLYSKEEKVRQWVIKELKQTYKYPSELIDVEYKVNSFSAVGSVDIAVSIYNNNNLIPFIFIEVKYFGTGVKEGFSQLKSYMSHSKTCQYGIVTDGNELIVINNEHEKVDDIPPFHTSMLPSSIEKYIYNDLKHNCEYEIIRDPYEPYVLTVKEGEGVEETIYSDDNTRGVSIYGNIAAGVPLYMNEEIGERFYLPNEWLQGQGECFMLEVKGDSMQDAGIHYGDYVLVRKQQEAYNRDIVVVAINDDATMKRWMKMGDTILLIPENNNYEPIQIQNEQANILGLVIGVVKKI, encoded by the coding sequence ATGCAGTTAAATATGGAACAAAAGAGGTTAATACAAGCTAAGCCAAATGGTCATGTTTTAATCAAGGGAGTAGCTGGTTCAGGCAAGACAACTGTAGCTGTTCATAGAATTCCCTTTTTATTAACTAATTATTGTTTTGGGGAAGATGACAATGTTTTGATGGTAACATACAATAAAACGCTGGTTAATTACATCCAGCATTTATATGAAAAAGTAGAAGAAGAAAACCAAATGCCATTTCAAGATATTTTTGGCAAAAATAAGAAAAAAGTTGATATACATACAATCGATAGTATTCTTTATAAATATTTTAGTCAATATAAAAAGCACAATAAGCAAATAGGTGAAGTAATATCAGACAGTAGAACAAAATATGCAATCTTATCTGCATGTGTTGCAGAATTAAAAAAGGAATATTCCAATATAAATATATTGGATCATAGGAATATATCTTTTTTAATGGATGAAATTGACTGGATTAAATCTTGTAATTATATGGAGATCGAGGAATATCAAAATGCAGATAGATTGGGCAGAATGAATCATCAGAGCAAGGAAGGCCCCCAGAAATTAATGAAAAATTCCAATACAAGAAAAGCAATCTTTGATCTCATGATTCTTTACAATGAACGCCTTAAGGAAAAAAGATACATAGATTTTAAGGATATGGCTCTAATTGCTTTAGAGCAAGCTAAGAAAATGGTGGGTAAGAGATATACTCATATCATTATTGATGAAAGCCAGGATTTGACTAGAGTACAGCTTGAGGTACTAAAATTGATGTACCAAAAAGAAGAGTACAGTAGTATATACTTTATAACTGATACTGCTCAGAGCATATACCCACATTCATGGTTAGTCAAAGGCAGAAGCTTTACCACCATTGGTTTTGATATGACGGGGAAAAGTAATACTTTAGCAAAAAACTATAGAACTACAACGCAAATTGCTCAAGCAGCGTATAGCCTAATTGAGAAGGATCAAAATATCATTGATGATGAAAATTTTGTAAAACCATCTTTGATTGACCGTCAAGGTTATTTTCCTGTATACCGATGGTTTAGGCAACCACAGAATGAATTGAATAGTGTAGCAAAAGAAATACAAGGTAATCTTATAAAACGGTATGACTATAAAGATATTGTGGTTATTGCTAAAAATAGAAATCAACTTCACGAGGCAAAAGAATACTTTGATAAATTAGGTATTCCATGTAATATCATTACTAAGAAAGATTCGGATTTTCAAAGCAATATGGTGAAACTTCTTACTATGCATTCCATTAAGGGATTAGAATTTAAAGTAGTCTTCATTATTGGTCTAAATGAAGGTCTAGTGCCATTTATATCGTATCAGGACATAGATGACGAAAGTGTTCAAATGTCAAACGATAGAAAGTTATTATATGTAGGAATGACTAGAGCTAATGAACTTCTTTATTTGAGTTCTAGCGGTACCCCTTCTCCTTTCATCAAGGAAATTAACCATAATTACTTAAGGATCAATTCATACAGCAAGTTTAGGAAGTATTATGATATAAGGATAGATAATTATGCCTTTAGAGAAAAAATATTTAACCTTTATTCCAAAGAAGAAAAAGTTAGGCAGTGGGTTATTAAGGAATTAAAACAAACTTATAAATACCCATCTGAATTGATAGATGTTGAGTATAAGGTTAATAGTTTCTCTGCAGTGGGTTCTGTAGACATTGCAGTGTCAATTTATAATAATAACAATCTCATACCTTTTATATTTATTGAGGTAAAATATTTTGGAACAGGTGTTAAAGAGGGTTTTTCACAGCTAAAGAGTTATATGAGTCACAGCAAGACTTGTCAGTATGGCATAGTAACAGATGGCAATGAACTGATTGTAATAAATAATGAGCATGAAAAAGTGGACGATATTCCTCCATTTCATACATCTATGCTCCCTTCTTCCATAGAAAAATATATATATAATGACTTGAAACATAATTGTGAATATGAAATCATTCGTGACCCTTATGAACCATATGTATTGACGGTTAAAGAAGGTGAAGGTGTGGAGGAAACTATATACTCAGATGATAACACTAGGGGTGTTTCGATATATGGCAATATTGCTGCAGGTGTACCTCTCTATATGAATGAGGAGATAGGAGAACGATTTTACTTGCCCAACGAATGGTTACAAGGGCAAGGCGAATGTTTTATGCTAGAGGTAAAAGGTGATAGCATGCAAGATGCTGGAATTCATTATGGAGATTATGTACTTGTTCGAAAACAACAGGAGGCTTATAACCGAGACATTGTAGTTGTAGCTATTAATGATGATGCTACAATGAAGCGATGGATGAAAATGGGGGATACCATTCTTTTAATTCCTGAGAACAATAATTATGAACCTATACAAATTCAAAACGAGCAGGCCAATATTCTTGGTTTAGTAATTGGTGTAGTGAAAAAGATATAA
- a CDS encoding DEAD/DEAH box helicase produces MYHYEKSVNAVSSKAEDIFVQLFCEAFGPEKEEKLYVQYPFKDIYGNQRYIDFALENEDMRIAIEIDGETYHNPKLVSENKYYDDLLKQNSLVHNEWKVFRWAYRQLMKQPEKVKDELLTFLGENPFFKAFEDYLPLQQGKVIELREYQEEAIENLQNMRAKGESIALLYHATGIGKTVTAATDAKSVGGRTLFLVNALKLADQAEDTFANIWPEASRGRYTGSVKSKTEQVIFATIQSISRNLDDFFPDSFDYIIIDECHHAAAKTYKKLLNYFKLKFILGLSATPERMDGENMLELFQNTAHKMDLKTAVENGYLAPIRCIRVKTNVDLSDVRINGIKYNMQDLESKIYVPERNKLIVDTYLKYVKNKKTVIFCASVKHAQEIAELLQTAGVKARPISGQDKLNYRNSILEEYENGNVNVLCACDLLNEGWDSPRTEVLFMARPTMSKTIYLQQVGRGTRKCEGKEDLLVFDFVDNARMLNTPCSLHRILNIAEYRPFEYVVAPPDKKQFDKNMVYQGEKPTMYLDIPIDAKDFEVIDLFDWQNEAKNMLSQTEFVRMVDVQEGTIESYIKNGKIKPDLSVPISDTRRFNYFHKESIEKYAKEFNWDLITSANIKEKFIEYINTMDMSYSYKPVLFMAMLDRCNDTGRVKVQDLIDFFIDYYEGRKDKGLVVEKKASIFAKGDYSRKDVEHLIFRNPFKVVSDMSFVKRCKEIEWIMFNPSVYKKLSSDDKDWIIDRCNKKLEEYYARFEK; encoded by the coding sequence GTGTATCACTACGAGAAAAGTGTTAATGCTGTAAGCAGCAAAGCAGAAGATATCTTTGTACAACTGTTTTGCGAGGCTTTTGGTCCTGAAAAAGAAGAAAAATTATATGTTCAATATCCTTTTAAAGATATTTATGGTAATCAAAGATACATAGATTTTGCTCTTGAAAATGAAGATATGAGAATTGCAATTGAGATTGATGGTGAAACCTATCATAATCCCAAATTAGTTTCAGAAAACAAATATTATGATGATTTATTAAAACAAAATAGTTTAGTGCATAATGAATGGAAAGTTTTTCGTTGGGCTTATAGACAGCTAATGAAACAACCAGAAAAAGTTAAAGACGAACTACTTACTTTTTTAGGAGAAAATCCATTTTTTAAAGCCTTCGAGGATTATTTACCACTTCAACAAGGAAAGGTAATAGAATTGCGTGAATACCAAGAAGAAGCTATAGAGAATTTACAAAATATGCGTGCTAAAGGTGAGAGCATAGCTTTATTATATCATGCTACTGGAATTGGAAAGACAGTTACAGCTGCTACAGATGCTAAATCCGTAGGTGGTAGAACTCTATTTTTAGTAAATGCTCTTAAGCTAGCAGACCAAGCTGAAGATACTTTTGCTAATATTTGGCCAGAAGCTAGTCGAGGTAGGTATACTGGGAGTGTAAAAAGTAAAACAGAACAAGTGATTTTTGCAACAATACAAAGCATTTCTAGAAATCTTGATGATTTTTTCCCTGATTCATTTGATTACATCATTATTGATGAATGTCATCATGCTGCTGCTAAAACTTATAAAAAGCTTCTTAATTATTTCAAACTAAAATTTATTCTAGGCCTTTCTGCTACACCAGAACGTATGGATGGCGAAAATATGCTAGAACTTTTTCAAAATACAGCCCACAAAATGGATTTGAAAACAGCTGTTGAAAATGGTTATTTAGCACCAATTAGATGCATTAGAGTTAAAACAAATGTTGATTTATCTGATGTTAGAATTAATGGAATTAAATATAATATGCAAGATTTAGAAAGTAAGATATATGTTCCTGAACGCAATAAATTAATTGTAGATACATATTTAAAATACGTAAAGAATAAAAAGACAGTTATATTTTGCGCCAGTGTAAAGCATGCTCAAGAAATAGCTGAATTATTACAGACAGCTGGTGTTAAAGCAAGACCTATCTCAGGACAAGATAAACTAAATTATCGTAATTCAATTCTTGAAGAATATGAAAATGGTAATGTTAATGTTCTTTGTGCATGTGACTTATTAAATGAAGGATGGGATAGTCCCAGAACTGAAGTGCTATTTATGGCACGACCAACAATGTCTAAAACTATATATTTACAGCAGGTGGGAAGGGGAACAAGAAAATGTGAAGGTAAAGAGGATTTATTAGTATTTGATTTTGTTGATAATGCCCGAATGTTAAATACACCATGTTCTTTACACCGAATTCTTAATATTGCCGAATACCGTCCATTTGAATATGTAGTGGCACCACCAGATAAAAAGCAATTTGATAAAAACATGGTTTATCAAGGAGAAAAACCAACTATGTATTTAGATATTCCTATAGATGCTAAGGACTTTGAGGTTATTGATTTATTTGACTGGCAAAATGAAGCGAAAAATATGTTATCACAGACTGAATTCGTACGTATGGTTGATGTGCAGGAAGGAACAATTGAATCATATATAAAAAATGGAAAGATAAAACCAGATCTATCTGTTCCTATAAGTGATACGAGAAGATTTAATTATTTCCACAAAGAAAGTATTGAAAAATACGCTAAAGAGTTTAATTGGGATCTCATTACTAGTGCAAATATAAAGGAGAAGTTTATAGAGTATATAAACACTATGGATATGAGTTATTCTTATAAACCAGTTCTATTTATGGCAATGCTTGATAGATGCAATGATACTGGAAGAGTAAAAGTTCAAGATTTAATAGATTTTTTTATTGATTATTATGAAGGACGTAAAGATAAAGGATTAGTAGTTGAAAAGAAAGCAAGTATTTTTGCTAAAGGTGATTATAGTAGAAAAGATGTTGAACACTTGATATTTAGAAATCCCTTTAAAGTTGTATCTGATATGAGCTTTGTGAAAAGATGTAAAGAAATAGAATGGATAATGTTTAACCCAAGTGTGTACAAAAAGCTTAGTAGTGATGATAAAGATTGGATAATTGATAGGTGTAATAAAAAGTTAGAGGAGTACTACGCTAGGTTTGAAAAATAG
- a CDS encoding ParA family protein — protein sequence MRKIAISNQKGGTGKTTSTINIAYGLQKKGQKVLVIDLDPQANLTASLGISDNTAQKNIFHIMKNECHVNDAILDIRNVSIIPANINLAACETEFSNIAGREFILKESLHEISDFDFILLDCSPSLGLLTLNAFVMAEEIIIPVQAEFLALQGMSKLLETIEIVKNRINPSLKISGIISTRYDNRKILNREVVEKLETHFADKLFSTFIRENISLAEAPSFGQDIFTYRPDSAGAKDYLSLCEEILKRS from the coding sequence ATGCGAAAGATTGCTATAAGTAATCAAAAAGGAGGTACTGGGAAAACTACTTCAACTATCAATATAGCTTATGGTCTGCAAAAAAAAGGACAAAAAGTATTAGTCATTGATCTTGACCCCCAAGCTAATCTTACTGCCTCCTTAGGAATAAGTGATAATACTGCCCAAAAAAATATTTTTCACATTATGAAAAATGAATGTCATGTAAATGATGCTATATTGGACATACGAAATGTATCAATCATACCTGCAAATATTAATTTGGCTGCTTGTGAGACTGAATTTTCTAACATAGCTGGTAGGGAATTTATTCTTAAAGAATCTTTACATGAAATTAGTGACTTTGATTTTATTCTTTTAGATTGTTCTCCTAGTTTAGGCTTACTTACTTTAAATGCTTTTGTTATGGCAGAAGAGATTATTATTCCTGTTCAAGCAGAATTTTTGGCTTTACAAGGTATGAGTAAATTATTAGAAACTATAGAGATAGTTAAAAATCGTATTAACCCTTCTCTTAAAATAAGTGGTATTATATCAACTCGTTATGATAATAGAAAAATATTAAATCGTGAAGTTGTAGAAAAACTAGAAACACATTTTGCTGACAAACTATTTTCAACATTTATAAGAGAAAATATTTCTTTGGCTGAAGCACCTAGCTTTGGACAAGATATTTTTACATACCGTCCTGATTCTGCTGGGGCGAAGGATTATTTATCTTTATGTGAAGAGATTTTAAAAAGGAGTTGA
- a CDS encoding HIT family protein, whose protein sequence is MDKCIFCEIKEKVLENDLAFAIYDKYPVNPGHMLIIPKRHVADYFDTTIQERQAIDKLVMDCKNLLDEKYKPDAYNIGINCGEDAGQTIFHVHVHLIPRYKGDLDNPTGGVRGVIPEKRIYYCVLGC, encoded by the coding sequence ATAGACAAATGTATTTTTTGTGAAATAAAAGAAAAAGTTCTAGAAAATGATTTAGCATTTGCTATATATGATAAATACCCAGTTAATCCTGGTCACATGCTAATAATTCCTAAAAGACATGTTGCTGATTACTTTGATACTACAATACAAGAAAGACAGGCTATAGATAAACTGGTTATGGATTGTAAAAACCTACTAGATGAAAAATATAAACCTGATGCCTATAACATTGGAATTAATTGTGGCGAAGATGCAGGACAAACTATTTTTCATGTACACGTACACTTAATCCCAAGGTATAAAGGAGATTTAGATAATCCTACTGGTGGAGTTAGGGGAGTAATACCGGAGAAGAGGATATATTACTGTGTATTGGGGTGTTAG
- a CDS encoding S-layer homology domain-containing protein, with protein MNHINTISNKKIVAKIVSVLAISLLFAFSFSDKACAHFDDIAKNEPIYPYLVYLNNKDVVTGYPDATFRATNSISRAEFVALVLRAKDIDIVSGDKLTFTDVSSDFWAYDVIETAYKEGIVSGYPDGTFRPQATVTRAEVATVMMNLTKSTGSAKLEIDDINGHWAEEQIKAVINANVMELADAGTFSPNIAANREQSAYAIARMMVLAPELRKTELLTSLVPLKGEVKIYSDEDVKKVQNETVCDIGYKITTGKDAQAILTFPDDSSILIDELTELKINDAIGQSTIGVDGTEIVVVDWLELELSKGKINGVLASNYFSQDDKDIVLEEAQEVPWWKEATQKRTRVKVQMPGSIAEVKGTIWENIVDEQNHRVSVLEGEVDVISSDTSVNVNAGQETNIVSHYSPPEAPKPMSNPTLNNWATVDDWVETTVKAIENTSTVMGIDITQKTTIVKDQINKIKNTTNEQIPSSPRRSSRSNSGGTVITNPTIESIKGVNNIEVEYGTEESAAIDKLAESTTILDSDEDSHTVNLNWTIKDYDKNKAGAYSAIGAFELPEGVEQSDPETALEVETTVTVNEEVKPTIDSINDVSDITVEYGTKESNAIEKLAESTTILDSDEDSHTVSLNWTIKDYDKNKAGAYTAIGTFELPEGVEQSDPETALEVETTVTVNEEVKPTIDNINDVSDIIVEYGTKESNAIEKLAESTTILDSDEDSHTVSLKWTIQEYDKNEAGTYTAIGTFELPEGVKQSDPETALEVETTVTVKEEVKPTIDSINNVNDITVEYGTEESDAIDKLAESTTVVDSDNGEHTVYLDWTIEDYNGNEPSSYTAIGTFELPEGVEQPDSETTLEVEATITVEEEVKEISIDNNLKDIIITQLNLEDSSITKNDLEQLTELDASNADITNINGLQYAINLEKLNISDNEITDLAPLQTLSLVDLNVAGNSIDDFSVLIDCLDNNSTLEISHNDITENPNSSNFEDFEPLLLKGVNITYTHNKTSIIGYINIKNKNENNIIINIFKNDELIEEKIEIQTFGQSNDYAKLNEISNLQPGEYKVVYEYQEEVKSTININLETNQTKLIMIP; from the coding sequence ACTAATTCTATAAGTAGAGCTGAATTTGTGGCGTTAGTACTACGTGCAAAGGATATTGATATAGTTAGTGGGGACAAGCTCACTTTTACTGATGTTAGCTCTGATTTTTGGGCCTATGATGTAATAGAAACAGCATATAAAGAAGGAATAGTAAGTGGTTATCCTGATGGTACTTTTAGGCCGCAAGCAACAGTAACTAGAGCTGAGGTTGCTACAGTTATGATGAACTTAACTAAATCTACTGGTAGTGCTAAGTTAGAAATAGATGATATAAATGGACACTGGGCTGAAGAACAGATTAAAGCTGTAATTAATGCTAATGTTATGGAATTAGCAGATGCTGGGACATTTTCCCCAAATATTGCTGCTAATAGAGAGCAATCTGCCTATGCTATAGCACGTATGATGGTTTTGGCTCCAGAGCTAAGGAAAACCGAATTATTAACATCACTAGTACCTCTAAAAGGTGAGGTGAAAATCTATAGCGATGAAGATGTTAAAAAGGTGCAAAATGAAACTGTATGTGATATAGGTTATAAGATAACCACAGGAAAAGATGCACAAGCTATATTAACTTTTCCTGATGACTCCAGTATACTTATAGATGAATTAACTGAGTTAAAAATAAATGATGCTATTGGGCAGTCAACAATAGGTGTGGATGGCACTGAAATAGTTGTTGTTGACTGGTTAGAGTTAGAATTATCAAAAGGAAAGATTAATGGGGTGCTAGCTTCTAATTATTTTAGCCAAGATGATAAGGATATCGTTTTGGAAGAAGCCCAAGAAGTTCCATGGTGGAAAGAAGCAACTCAAAAAAGAACTAGAGTAAAAGTACAAATGCCTGGGAGTATTGCCGAAGTAAAGGGAACTATTTGGGAGAATATTGTTGATGAGCAAAACCATAGAGTAAGCGTTCTTGAAGGTGAAGTAGACGTAATATCATCTGATACTAGTGTAAATGTTAATGCAGGACAGGAAACTAATATAGTATCTCATTATTCACCACCAGAAGCACCAAAACCTATGAGTAATCCAACATTAAATAATTGGGCAACTGTCGATGATTGGGTTGAAACAACAGTTAAAGCTATTGAGAATACTAGTACAGTAATGGGTATTGATATTACTCAAAAAACCACTATAGTTAAAGACCAGATTAATAAAATAAAAAACACTACTAATGAACAAATACCTAGTTCACCTAGGCGTTCGTCTAGAAGTAATAGTGGTGGCACGGTAATAACTAATCCAACAATAGAAAGCATTAAAGGCGTAAATAATATAGAAGTAGAATACGGAACAGAAGAAAGTGCTGCTATAGATAAACTAGCTGAAAGCACTACTATACTTGATAGTGATGAAGATAGTCATACTGTAAACTTAAATTGGACAATAAAAGACTATGATAAAAATAAAGCTGGTGCCTACTCTGCAATAGGTGCTTTTGAACTACCTGAGGGAGTAGAACAATCAGACCCAGAGACTGCTTTAGAAGTTGAAACTACGGTAACAGTAAATGAAGAGGTAAAACCAACTATTGATAGCATTAATGATGTTAGTGACATAACAGTTGAATACGGAACAAAAGAAAGTAATGCTATAGAGAAACTAGCTGAAAGCACTACTATACTTGATAGTGATGAAGATAGTCATACTGTAAGCTTAAATTGGACAATAAAAGACTATGATAAAAATAAAGCTGGTGCCTACACCGCAATCGGAACTTTTGAACTACCTGAGGGAGTAGAACAATCAGACCCAGAGACTGCTTTAGAAGTTGAAACTACGGTAACAGTAAATGAAGAGGTAAAACCAACTATTGATAACATTAATGATGTTAGTGACATAATAGTTGAATACGGAACAAAAGAAAGTAATGCTATAGAGAAACTAGCTGAAAGCACTACTATACTTGATAGTGATGAAGATAGTCATACTGTAAGCTTAAAGTGGACTATACAAGAATATGATAAAAATGAAGCAGGTACCTACACTGCAATCGGTACTTTTGAACTACCTGAGGGAGTAAAACAATCAGACCCAGAGACTGCTTTAGAAGTTGAAACTACGGTAACAGTTAAAGAAGAAGTAAAACCAACCATTGATAGCATTAATAATGTAAATGACATAACGGTAGAATACGGAACAGAAGAAAGTGATGCTATAGATAAACTAGCTGAAAGCACTACTGTAGTTGATAGTGATAATGGAGAACATACCGTTTATTTGGATTGGACAATTGAAGATTATAATGGAAATGAACCAAGCTCCTACACTGCAATCGGTACTTTTGAACTACCTGAGGGAGTAGAACAACCTGACTCAGAGACTACTTTAGAAGTAGAAGCTACTATAACAGTTGAAGAAGAAGTAAAAGAAATATCCATAGACAATAATCTAAAAGATATAATAATAACTCAGCTTAATTTAGAAGATAGCAGTATAACAAAAAATGATTTAGAACAACTTACTGAATTGGATGCTAGTAATGCAGATATCACTAATATCAATGGTTTGCAATATGCTATAAACTTAGAAAAGCTAAATATAAGTGATAATGAAATAACAGACTTAGCACCTTTACAAACACTAAGCTTAGTAGATTTAAATGTAGCGGGTAATTCTATAGATGATTTCTCAGTACTAATAGACTGCTTAGATAACAATAGTACTTTAGAAATAAGTCACAACGATATTACAGAAAACCCAAATTCAAGTAATTTTGAAGATTTTGAGCCATTACTATTAAAAGGTGTTAATATAACCTATACACATAACAAGACAAGTATTATCGGTTATATTAATATTAAAAACAAAAATGAAAATAACATAATAATAAATATCTTTAAGAATGATGAACTAATAGAAGAAAAGATTGAAATTCAAACCTTTGGTCAATCTAATGATTATGCAAAACTTAACGAAATAAGCAATTTACAGCCCGGTGAATATAAAGTAGTTTACGAATATCAAGAAGAAGTAAAAAGTACAATTAACATAAACTTAGAAACTAACCAAACAAAATTAATTATGATCCCATAA